In one Candidatus Ozemobacteraceae bacterium genomic region, the following are encoded:
- a CDS encoding sigma-54 dependent transcriptional regulator — protein MDSKIIGNSKAIREVLGLIDKVAQSDVTVLITGESGTGKEMVAQSIFRASGRRAKPFITLNCAAIPSELLESQMFGHERGAFTGAVGRQEGCFERAHTGGLFLDEVADMALMTQTKLLRVLQEQEFERIGGKETIKVDVRIIAATNKNLLEEIKRGRFREDLYYRLNVVEIRIPPLRDRMEDLAPLVGFFLGEFTKKYNKAGLAMSDEAMRVLSSYEWPGNIRELKNVIERSIVLSRGQVIEPEDFPEKLRQQSPSFGDHQMREEQIMTLEEMERMYVRKVLEYTGGNKLQAARLLNIDPKTLRTKLADSDSHT, from the coding sequence ATGGACAGCAAGATCATCGGTAACAGCAAGGCGATCCGTGAGGTGCTGGGCCTGATCGACAAAGTGGCCCAGAGTGACGTCACTGTACTGATCACCGGCGAAAGCGGTACCGGCAAGGAGATGGTGGCACAGAGCATTTTCCGCGCCAGCGGCCGCCGGGCGAAGCCGTTCATCACCCTCAACTGCGCGGCCATCCCATCCGAGCTTCTCGAGAGCCAGATGTTCGGCCACGAGCGCGGCGCGTTCACGGGCGCGGTCGGTCGTCAGGAAGGATGCTTCGAACGGGCCCACACGGGCGGCCTGTTCCTCGACGAAGTCGCTGACATGGCGCTCATGACCCAGACGAAACTGCTTCGGGTGCTCCAGGAGCAGGAATTCGAGCGTATCGGCGGCAAGGAGACCATCAAGGTAGATGTACGGATCATCGCTGCGACGAACAAGAACCTGCTTGAGGAAATCAAGCGGGGACGTTTTCGCGAAGACCTGTATTACCGGCTCAACGTCGTCGAGATCCGCATTCCGCCGCTTCGCGACCGCATGGAGGACCTCGCCCCGCTCGTCGGTTTTTTCCTCGGCGAGTTCACGAAGAAGTACAACAAGGCGGGTCTTGCGATGAGCGACGAAGCGATGCGGGTCCTCTCGTCCTACGAATGGCCGGGAAACATCCGAGAGCTGAAGAACGTCATCGAGCGCTCGATCGTGCTTTCCCGGGGCCAGGTGATCGAGCCGGAAGACTTTCCGGAAAAGCTGCGCCAGCAATCGCCCTCATTCGGAGATCACCAGATGCGGGAAGAGCAGATCATGACCCTCGAAGAGATGGAGCGGATGTACGTCCGCAAGGTCTTGGAATACACCGGCGGCAACAAACTGCAGGCGGCGCGACTGCTGAACATCGATCCGAAGACGCTCCGCACCAAGCTCGCCGATTCCGATTCGCACACGTGA
- a CDS encoding late competence development ComFB family protein: MASVKMINKMEVMVEQAVNAELARRNEICGCERCKSDMIALALNTLPSRYVVTLLGEAVTNVDLESSQWKADIMMAVYRAIEIVRGRPRH, from the coding sequence ATGGCATCAGTGAAAATGATCAACAAGATGGAAGTGATGGTGGAACAGGCCGTCAACGCTGAGCTTGCCCGCCGAAACGAAATCTGCGGCTGCGAACGGTGCAAAAGCGACATGATCGCCCTCGCGCTGAACACACTTCCCTCACGATATGTCGTGACATTATTGGGAGAAGCTGTTACAAATGTAGACTTGGAGTCAAGTCAGTGGAAAGCTGATATCATGATGGCGGTCTATCGGGCCATCGAAATCGTCCGAGGTCGCCCCCGGCACTGA
- a CDS encoding STAS domain-containing protein: MTDKKNGTTKEKLTFERSEASKGFVVLKLIGDLDMWTLPLAKERINGLVQEGKVKIVLDLERMNYIDSSGLGFFIGSLKKLRDAGGDLILINLNAYIYGIFKLIQLQHIIQTYDSLEEASKHF; the protein is encoded by the coding sequence ATGACCGACAAGAAGAACGGAACGACCAAAGAGAAGCTGACGTTCGAACGCTCTGAAGCCTCGAAAGGCTTCGTCGTGCTCAAGTTGATCGGCGACCTGGACATGTGGACGCTGCCGCTCGCCAAGGAGCGGATCAACGGCCTCGTTCAGGAAGGCAAGGTCAAGATCGTGCTCGACCTCGAGCGCATGAACTATATCGACTCGTCAGGTCTCGGTTTCTTCATCGGCTCGCTCAAGAAGCTTCGCGATGCGGGTGGCGACCTGATCCTGATCAACCTCAACGCGTATATCTACGGCATTTTCAAACTCATCCAACTTCAGCACATCATCCAGACCTATGACAGTCTGGAAGAAGCCTCAAAGCACTTTTGA
- the rpmE gene encoding 50S ribosomal protein L31: protein MKAKIHPDYNKINVTCACGNSFASASTAKELKVEVCSSCHPFFTGQQRFLDTAGRVERFQAKIEQHKKVAAEAEAKKAAKKGTAKAKAAPAAEGVPASEK from the coding sequence ATGAAGGCCAAGATCCATCCCGATTACAACAAGATCAACGTGACCTGCGCGTGCGGCAATTCGTTCGCCTCCGCTTCAACGGCGAAGGAGCTGAAGGTCGAAGTCTGCTCGTCCTGCCATCCGTTCTTCACCGGCCAGCAGCGCTTCCTCGACACGGCCGGCCGCGTCGAGCGCTTCCAGGCGAAGATCGAGCAGCACAAGAAGGTCGCCGCCGAAGCCGAGGCCAAGAAAGCCGCCAAGAAGGGCACCGCGAAGGCCAAGGCCGCTCCGGCCGCCGAAGGCGTCCCCGCCTCCGAGAAGTAA